In endosymbiont of unidentified scaly snail isolate Monju, the following are encoded in one genomic region:
- the rpoE gene encoding RNA polymerase sigma factor RpoE, with the protein MTSDRDADQVLVERVQKGDKKAFDLLVLKYQQKVANLISRYIRDPSEVLDVTQEAFIKAYRALPKFRGDSAFYTWLYRVAINTAKNHLAAQARRPPQDDIEAQTAEQTDIGGRLKEFDTPERLALQDEIARAIKQAVDDLPEELRMAITLRELEGLSYEEIAQAMDCPIGTVRSRIFRAREAIDKKIKPLLGA; encoded by the coding sequence ATGACTTCCGACAGGGATGCCGACCAGGTCCTGGTCGAGCGGGTGCAGAAGGGTGACAAGAAGGCTTTCGACCTGCTCGTCCTGAAGTACCAGCAGAAGGTGGCCAACCTGATCAGTCGCTACATCCGGGACCCGTCCGAGGTGCTGGACGTGACCCAGGAGGCCTTCATCAAGGCCTACCGGGCCTTGCCGAAGTTTCGTGGTGACAGCGCCTTCTATACCTGGCTGTATCGGGTGGCGATCAATACCGCCAAGAACCACCTGGCGGCGCAGGCACGTCGGCCACCACAGGACGACATCGAGGCGCAGACGGCGGAACAGACCGATATAGGGGGGCGGCTCAAGGAGTTTGACACCCCCGAGCGACTGGCCTTGCAGGACGAGATCGCCCGCGCCATCAAGCAGGCGGTGGACGATCTGCCCGAGGAACTGCGAATGGCGATCACCTTGCGCGAGCTCGAGGGTCTGAGCTATGAAGAGATCGCCCAGGCAATGGACTGCCCCATCGGTACAGTGCGTTCGCGGATCTTCCGCGCGCGTGAGGCGATAGACAAGAAGATCAAACCTCTGTTGGGTGCATGA
- the nadB gene encoding L-aspartate oxidase, with the protein MTDTLPTTDVLIIGSGAAGLSLALRLPEQVRCTVVSKRELVEGNTLYAQGGISAVLDSSDSLESHVRDTLKAGGGLCQEDVVRTVVKRGPAAIRWLAEQGVAFTQEPPTGDSEFHLTREGGHSHRRVVHAADATGRAVETTLVEQVRQRSNVTILEHHIAVDVTRVRERGREPRCTGAYLLDLQRDRVVAAPARTVVLATGGAAKVYLYTSNPDVATGDGIAMAWRAGCRIVNMEFIQFHPTCLYHPQAKSFLISEAVRGEGGRLLLPDGTRFMPRFDERAELAPRDIVARAIDHEMKRLGTDCVYLDISHKPAAFVEEHFPTIHARCLELGFDMRKEPLPVVPAAHYTCGGVRVDTHGETDIPGLFAIGETAYTGLHGANRMASNSLLECLVYGELALERILQRLDEADDAPRVPAWDESRVTDSDEEVVVSHNWEELRRFMWDYVGIVRSNKRLARARRRVDLLRHEIDEYYGNFRVSNDLLELRNLVEVADLIVQSALRRRESRGLHYNIDFPETDPNQAHPTVLIPDNYVPRSSVD; encoded by the coding sequence ATGACCGACACCCTACCGACCACGGACGTCCTGATCATCGGCAGCGGCGCCGCCGGCCTCAGCCTGGCGCTGCGCCTGCCCGAGCAGGTGCGCTGTACCGTGGTCTCCAAGCGCGAACTCGTCGAAGGCAATACCCTGTACGCCCAGGGCGGCATCTCGGCGGTGCTGGACTCATCCGACTCCCTGGAATCGCATGTGCGCGACACCCTCAAGGCCGGTGGCGGCCTGTGCCAGGAAGACGTGGTGCGTACCGTGGTCAAACGTGGCCCGGCGGCCATCCGCTGGCTGGCCGAGCAAGGGGTAGCCTTCACCCAGGAACCACCAACCGGCGATTCCGAGTTCCATCTCACCCGCGAGGGCGGTCATAGCCACCGCCGCGTGGTACACGCCGCCGACGCCACCGGCCGCGCGGTGGAGACCACGCTGGTCGAACAGGTGCGGCAACGGTCCAACGTGACGATCCTCGAGCATCACATCGCGGTCGACGTCACCCGGGTGCGCGAGCGCGGCCGCGAGCCCCGCTGCACGGGTGCCTATCTGCTCGACCTGCAACGTGACCGGGTGGTGGCCGCGCCGGCGCGCACCGTGGTACTGGCCACCGGCGGGGCAGCCAAGGTCTATCTCTATACCAGCAATCCCGATGTGGCGACTGGCGACGGCATCGCCATGGCCTGGCGCGCCGGCTGCCGTATAGTCAACATGGAATTCATCCAGTTCCACCCGACCTGTCTCTACCACCCGCAGGCCAAGTCCTTTCTCATCAGCGAGGCCGTGCGCGGTGAAGGTGGCCGCCTGCTGTTGCCCGACGGCACGCGCTTCATGCCGCGCTTCGACGAGCGCGCCGAGCTGGCTCCACGCGACATCGTGGCGCGCGCCATCGACCACGAAATGAAACGCCTGGGCACCGACTGCGTCTATCTCGACATCAGTCACAAGCCGGCGGCCTTCGTCGAGGAACATTTCCCCACCATCCATGCCCGCTGCCTGGAACTGGGTTTCGACATGCGCAAGGAACCGCTACCGGTGGTCCCCGCGGCACACTACACCTGCGGCGGGGTGCGCGTGGACACCCATGGCGAGACCGACATCCCCGGCCTGTTCGCCATCGGCGAGACCGCCTATACCGGCCTGCACGGGGCCAACCGCATGGCCAGCAACTCCTTGCTCGAGTGCCTGGTGTATGGCGAACTGGCGCTCGAACGCATCCTGCAACGCCTGGACGAGGCCGACGATGCACCTCGGGTGCCCGCCTGGGACGAAAGCCGGGTCACCGATTCCGACGAGGAGGTGGTGGTGTCGCACAACTGGGAGGAACTGCGCCGCTTCATGTGGGACTACGTCGGCATCGTGCGCAGCAACAAGCGCCTGGCCCGTGCGCGGCGACGGGTGGACCTGCTGCGCCACGAGATCGACGAGTATTACGGCAACTTCCGGGTCTCCAACGACCTGCTGGAGCTGCGTAACCTGGTCGAGGTCGCCGATCTGATCGTGCAGTCGGCGCTGCGCCGCCGCGAGAGCCGCGGTCTGCACTACAACATCGACTTCCCCGAGACCGATCCCAACCAGGCACACCCCACGGTGCTGATACCGGACAACTATGTTCCCCGAAGCTCGGTAGACTGA
- a CDS encoding TatD family hydrolase — translation MFVDSHCHLDRIDLTPHEGDFSRMMAANREAGVERMLCVSIDLESYPAMRELVEPHEEVLVSVGVHPCDADRRTPTVAELVALADDPRNVAIGETGLDYFRAEGDLDWQRERFRIHIRAARETGKPLIIHTREAREDTLRILEEENAAEVGGVMHCFTETWEMAEAAMAMGFYISFSGIVTFKNAEALREVARRVPLDRLLIETDSPYLTPVPYRGKPNEPRYVAQVAETIAGLRGLDTAEVARLSSANFDRLFLRG, via the coding sequence ATGTTTGTCGATTCCCATTGTCATCTCGATCGTATCGATCTGACGCCCCACGAGGGCGATTTCTCGCGCATGATGGCCGCCAACCGTGAGGCCGGGGTGGAGCGCATGCTGTGCGTGTCCATCGATCTCGAGTCCTATCCGGCAATGCGCGAGCTGGTCGAACCGCACGAGGAGGTGCTGGTCTCGGTTGGAGTGCATCCCTGCGATGCCGATCGCCGTACGCCCACGGTCGCTGAACTGGTGGCGCTGGCCGACGATCCGCGCAATGTCGCCATCGGTGAGACCGGTCTGGACTACTTTCGTGCCGAGGGCGACCTGGACTGGCAGCGCGAGCGGTTCCGCATTCACATCCGCGCCGCGCGCGAGACGGGCAAGCCACTGATCATCCACACCCGCGAGGCGCGCGAGGACACGCTGCGCATCCTCGAAGAGGAAAACGCGGCCGAAGTCGGCGGGGTGATGCACTGCTTCACCGAGACCTGGGAGATGGCCGAGGCGGCCATGGCCATGGGGTTCTACATCTCGTTTTCCGGGATCGTCACCTTCAAGAACGCCGAGGCACTGCGCGAGGTGGCTCGACGGGTGCCGCTCGATCGCCTATTGATCGAGACCGACTCGCCCTACCTGACGCCGGTGCCATATCGCGGCAAGCCCAACGAACCCCGCTACGTGGCGCAGGTGGCCGAGACCATTGCCGGGTTGCGCGGTCTGGATACGGCCGAGGTGGCGCGCCTGAGCAGTGCCAATTTCGATCGGCTGTTCCTGCGAGGCTGA
- a CDS encoding PilZ domain-containing protein: MAAPRARQGILSLTIKDKHALYAAYMQFVKNGGLFIPTSKPYKLGDEVFMLLSLMDESERLPVAGKIIWITPVGAEGNRAAGIGVQFSDQDNGVARNKIEGYLAGMLKSDKATHTM, translated from the coding sequence ATGGCTGCCCCCCGCGCTCGACAGGGCATCCTGTCTCTGACCATCAAGGACAAGCATGCGCTCTATGCTGCGTACATGCAGTTCGTCAAGAATGGCGGTCTGTTCATTCCAACCAGCAAGCCCTACAAGTTGGGCGACGAGGTGTTCATGCTGCTCAGCCTGATGGACGAGAGCGAGCGTCTGCCGGTTGCGGGCAAGATCATCTGGATCACCCCGGTGGGCGCCGAGGGCAACCGCGCGGCCGGTATCGGGGTGCAGTTCTCCGACCAGGACAACGGCGTGGCGCGCAACAAGATCGAGGGCTACCTGGCCGGCATGCTCAAGTCGGACAAGGCCACCCACACCATGTAA
- a CDS encoding DNA polymerase III subunit delta' — MALPENLLPWHADPWARLLASRRADRLPHALLLTGPAGVGKQVFADHLAAALVCEAPALEAQPCGRCQACRLAADGTHPDVHRVVPAEEGKPIRIDAIRELIGQSSLTTAGQGMLVFVISPAEAMNRAAANALLKTLEEPSGASCLILVSSAPHRLPATIRSRCQEVAFRPVPREQAREWLAERAGGGDVDAALDAAGGAPLLAQSLLETGGLERLHRLADELIGLGQRRAEPLEVAQVWAERPITQQLADLRRVIFDLARLCVTDAANNVELYLGGKRMDLQNLAKDINLQKIFHFKDEIDRLERLASHNLNPQMMMEKLVNDWLRLTRPEKH, encoded by the coding sequence ATGGCACTGCCTGAGAATCTGCTACCCTGGCATGCCGATCCCTGGGCACGATTGCTCGCCAGTCGTCGCGCCGACCGTCTGCCGCACGCCCTGTTGCTCACGGGGCCCGCCGGCGTGGGCAAGCAGGTCTTCGCCGACCACCTGGCTGCCGCCCTGGTGTGCGAGGCCCCGGCGCTGGAGGCGCAGCCCTGCGGCCGGTGTCAGGCTTGTCGCCTGGCCGCCGACGGCACCCATCCCGACGTGCATCGGGTGGTGCCGGCCGAGGAGGGCAAACCGATTCGTATCGACGCTATCCGCGAATTGATCGGGCAAAGCAGCCTGACCACGGCGGGACAGGGTATGCTGGTGTTCGTGATTTCGCCGGCCGAAGCCATGAACCGCGCCGCCGCCAATGCCCTGCTCAAGACCCTGGAGGAGCCGAGCGGTGCCAGCTGTCTGATCCTGGTCTCCTCTGCGCCGCATCGTCTGCCGGCGACCATCCGCAGCCGCTGCCAGGAGGTGGCGTTTCGGCCTGTTCCCCGCGAACAGGCGCGGGAGTGGCTGGCCGAGCGTGCCGGTGGTGGCGATGTCGATGCCGCACTGGATGCCGCCGGGGGGGCACCGCTGCTGGCACAGTCACTGCTCGAGACAGGGGGGCTCGAGCGTCTGCACCGACTGGCCGACGAGTTGATCGGGCTGGGGCAGCGTCGCGCCGAGCCGCTGGAAGTGGCTCAGGTCTGGGCCGAGCGGCCGATAACACAACAGCTGGCCGATTTGCGCCGGGTGATCTTCGATCTGGCGAGATTGTGCGTGACCGATGCCGCCAATAATGTGGAATTGTACCTCGGTGGCAAGCGGATGGATTTGCAAAACCTTGCTAAAGACATAAACTTGCAAAAAATATTTCATTTCAAGGATGAGATCGACCGCCTGGAGCGATTGGCGAGCCATAATCTCAATCCGCAGATGATGATGGAAAAACTGGTCAACGACTGGCTGAGGCTCACCCGACCGGAGAAACATTGA
- the tmk gene encoding dTMP kinase yields the protein MNDRGAFITIEGIEGAGKTTCMGVVAERIAAAGIGLLQTREPGGTPLGEDLRALLLGHRHEGVSSDTELLLMFAARAEHLAARIRPALDAGDWVLCDRFTDATYAYQGAGRGIPEARIAALEEWVQGDLRPDLTLLMDLPVTLGLERAGKRSAPDRFEREAQAFFERVREGYLRIAREQPQRVRVVDAARPLAEVSAEIARLVDDFIQARRHGTA from the coding sequence ATGAACGACAGGGGCGCATTCATCACCATCGAGGGTATCGAGGGCGCGGGCAAGACCACCTGCATGGGCGTGGTCGCCGAGCGCATCGCGGCGGCCGGCATCGGCCTGCTGCAGACCCGTGAACCCGGCGGCACCCCGCTGGGCGAGGACCTGCGCGCCCTGTTGCTGGGGCATCGCCATGAGGGGGTGTCCAGCGACACCGAGTTGTTGCTGATGTTCGCCGCGCGCGCAGAGCACCTGGCGGCGCGCATCCGCCCGGCGCTGGACGCTGGCGACTGGGTGTTGTGCGACCGTTTCACCGACGCGACCTATGCCTACCAGGGAGCAGGAAGGGGTATCCCCGAAGCGCGTATCGCTGCCCTGGAGGAATGGGTGCAGGGCGACCTGCGGCCCGATCTGACGCTGCTGATGGACCTGCCCGTGACGCTGGGGCTGGAACGCGCCGGCAAGCGCTCCGCGCCCGACCGTTTCGAGCGCGAGGCCCAGGCCTTTTTCGAGCGTGTGCGCGAGGGCTACCTGCGGATTGCCCGTGAACAGCCGCAGCGGGTGCGGGTGGTGGACGCAGCGCGCCCCCTGGCCGAGGTGAGCGCGGAGATCGCCCGCCTGGTCGACGACTTCATCCAGGCCCGACGCCATGGCACTGCCTGA
- the mltG gene encoding endolytic transglycosylase MltG, which yields MQRLIGLLVFCAALVAGWYWMSYQRFLETPLVVPEQGLVLKVERGTSLQALARRLQGEGVLADARLLYWHARWHELAHRIRAGEFLVPPGTTPPGLLKILIEGRPVEYRLTLLEGWNFRQVMTAIARDPVLRKTLEDAAPEVVMQALGHAGEHPEGRFFPDTYSFPRGTSDRDLLARAYRRMQQVLAEEWAQRAEDIAVKTPEEALILASIIEKETGVPEERARIAGVFTRRLKKGMKLQTDPTVIYGMGERYDGNIRRRDLREDTPYNTYVHRGLPPTPICMPGREAIHAALHPAPGDALYFVARGDGTHVFSATLEEHNAAVRKYQLKR from the coding sequence ATGCAACGACTGATTGGTCTGCTCGTCTTCTGTGCCGCCCTGGTGGCCGGCTGGTACTGGATGAGCTACCAGCGCTTTCTCGAGACCCCGCTTGTCGTGCCCGAACAGGGGCTGGTGCTGAAGGTTGAACGCGGCACCTCCCTGCAGGCACTGGCCCGTCGCCTGCAGGGTGAGGGGGTGCTCGCCGACGCGCGCCTGCTCTACTGGCACGCGCGCTGGCACGAGTTGGCGCACCGTATCCGCGCCGGCGAGTTCCTGGTCCCGCCAGGCACCACCCCGCCAGGCCTGTTGAAGATCCTGATCGAGGGCCGGCCGGTCGAGTACCGCCTGACCCTGCTCGAGGGCTGGAATTTCCGCCAGGTGATGACCGCCATCGCGCGTGACCCGGTACTGCGCAAGACCCTCGAGGACGCCGCGCCCGAGGTGGTGATGCAGGCGCTGGGTCATGCAGGCGAGCACCCGGAAGGGCGCTTCTTTCCCGACACCTACAGCTTTCCGCGCGGTACCAGCGACCGTGACCTGCTGGCGCGCGCCTACCGGCGCATGCAGCAGGTACTGGCCGAGGAGTGGGCGCAACGTGCCGAGGACATCGCGGTGAAGACACCGGAAGAGGCGCTCATCCTCGCTTCCATCATCGAGAAGGAGACCGGGGTGCCTGAAGAGCGCGCGCGCATCGCCGGTGTCTTCACCCGGCGGCTGAAGAAGGGCATGAAACTGCAGACCGATCCCACCGTGATCTACGGTATGGGGGAACGTTATGATGGCAACATCCGCCGACGTGATCTGCGCGAGGACACACCCTACAACACCTATGTCCACCGGGGCTTGCCGCCGACGCCAATCTGCATGCCGGGGCGCGAGGCCATTCACGCGGCCCTGCACCCGGCACCGGGGGATGCCCTGTACTTCGTGGCGCGGGGCGATGGCACCCATGTCTTCTCGGCCACGCTCGAGGAACACAATGCGGCGGTACGCAAGTACCAGTTGAAGCGATGA
- the pabC gene encoding aminodeoxychorismate lyase produces the protein MPGHALLDGEPAPAGAFADRACQFGDGLFETLAVVDGQPCLWCLHAERLSEGCARLGLPRPDTALLLDEARRLCAGRERGVLKIVLSAGRSQRGYARDPDAAPVRWLQCTAWPEQGALAHTAPLRLYSCRLRLAHQPRLAGIKHLNRLEQVLARSELPPEADEGVLCDPQGRAVEAIAANLLVYLDGQWLTPPLDECGVAGTVRRLLLESALPVHVESVPHARLFAADGLFLTSALLGIRPVASLDGHTFALQERPPELEAVHRAAFRFAGETACND, from the coding sequence ATGCCGGGGCACGCGCTGCTCGATGGCGAACCGGCCCCGGCAGGGGCCTTCGCCGATCGCGCCTGTCAGTTTGGCGACGGCCTGTTCGAGACCCTGGCCGTGGTGGACGGCCAACCCTGCCTCTGGTGCTTGCATGCCGAACGATTGAGCGAAGGCTGCGCGCGCCTTGGACTCCCCCGACCCGATACCGCCTTGCTGCTGGACGAGGCACGCCGTCTGTGTGCCGGTCGTGAGCGCGGCGTGCTCAAGATCGTGCTCTCCGCCGGGCGCTCGCAACGCGGTTATGCGCGTGACCCGGATGCGGCACCGGTGCGCTGGCTGCAATGCACGGCCTGGCCGGAACAGGGGGCGCTGGCCCATACCGCGCCATTGCGGCTGTACAGCTGTCGCCTGCGCCTGGCTCACCAACCCCGGCTGGCGGGCATCAAGCACCTCAATCGCCTCGAGCAGGTGCTGGCGCGAAGCGAACTGCCGCCGGAGGCCGACGAAGGCGTGCTGTGCGACCCGCAAGGCCGCGCTGTCGAGGCCATCGCTGCCAACCTGCTGGTCTATCTTGACGGCCAGTGGCTCACCCCGCCGCTGGATGAATGCGGTGTGGCGGGTACCGTACGCCGCTTGCTGCTCGAATCGGCCCTGCCGGTCCACGTCGAGTCCGTGCCGCACGCGAGACTGTTTGCCGCAGACGGTCTCTTTCTGACCAGTGCCCTGTTGGGCATTCGTCCGGTGGCCAGCCTCGATGGCCATACCTTTGCGCTGCAGGAGCGGCCGCCGGAACTGGAGGCCGTGCACCGTGCCGCGTTTCGCTTTGCCGGAGAAACTGCATGCAACGACTGA
- the fabF gene encoding beta-ketoacyl-ACP synthase II produces MSGYKSERRVVITGLGLISPVGQDVATGWENILAGKSGIQPITHFDIEPFSVHFGGPIYGFDVEKYISKKEARKMDAFIHYGIAAGVQAIQDSGIEITDENRRRIGVSIGSGIGGITGIENAYGAYLKGGPRKISPFFVPANIINMVSGNLSIMFGLKGANVSLVSACATGTHSIGDAMRMIQYGTVDVMVAGGAEMATSPVGLGGFAAARALSTRNDDPQAASRPWDRDRDGFVLSDGAGVVVIEELEHAKARGATIYCEVVGTAMNADAYHMTSPSPGGEGAAECMRMALEDAAINPEEVDYINAHGTSTPAGDVAETKAVKRAFGDHAYKLAVSSTKSMTGHMLGAAGGAEAVFTALAIRDQVMPPTINLDNPDEECDLDYVPHTAREAKIEVAISNSFGFGGTNGTLVLRRFDG; encoded by the coding sequence ATGTCTGGTTACAAATCCGAACGACGAGTGGTCATCACCGGCCTGGGCCTGATCTCCCCGGTCGGCCAGGACGTGGCCACGGGCTGGGAGAACATCCTGGCCGGCAAGAGTGGCATCCAGCCGATCACGCATTTCGACATCGAACCCTTCAGTGTCCACTTCGGTGGTCCCATCTACGGCTTCGACGTCGAGAAGTACATCTCGAAGAAGGAAGCCCGCAAGATGGACGCCTTCATCCACTACGGCATCGCTGCCGGGGTGCAGGCCATCCAGGACAGCGGCATCGAGATCACCGACGAGAACCGGCGTCGCATCGGCGTGTCCATCGGTTCGGGCATCGGCGGCATCACCGGCATCGAGAATGCCTATGGCGCCTATCTCAAGGGCGGGCCGCGCAAGATCTCCCCGTTCTTCGTGCCGGCCAACATCATCAACATGGTCTCGGGCAACCTGTCGATCATGTTCGGCCTCAAGGGAGCGAATGTGTCGCTGGTCTCGGCCTGCGCCACCGGCACCCACAGCATCGGTGATGCCATGCGCATGATCCAGTACGGCACCGTGGACGTGATGGTCGCCGGTGGTGCCGAGATGGCCACCTCGCCGGTCGGGCTGGGGGGCTTCGCCGCGGCGCGTGCCCTGTCCACGCGCAACGACGACCCGCAGGCCGCCAGTCGCCCCTGGGACCGCGACCGTGACGGCTTCGTGCTCAGCGACGGTGCGGGCGTGGTGGTGATCGAGGAACTGGAACACGCCAAGGCCCGGGGTGCCACCATCTACTGCGAGGTCGTGGGTACGGCCATGAATGCCGACGCCTATCACATGACCTCGCCCTCGCCGGGCGGCGAAGGCGCGGCGGAATGCATGCGCATGGCCCTCGAGGACGCTGCCATCAACCCCGAAGAGGTCGATTACATCAATGCCCACGGCACCTCGACCCCGGCCGGCGACGTGGCCGAGACCAAGGCGGTCAAGCGCGCCTTTGGCGATCACGCCTACAAGCTGGCAGTCAGTTCCACCAAGTCCATGACCGGCCACATGCTGGGGGCCGCGGGTGGTGCCGAGGCGGTGTTCACCGCGCTGGCCATTCGCGACCAGGTGATGCCGCCCACCATCAACCTCGACAACCCCGACGAGGAGTGCGACCTGGACTATGTGCCGCACACCGCGCGCGAGGCGAAGATCGAGGTGGCCATCTCCAACTCCTTCGGCTTCGGCGGCACCAACGGCACGCTGGTCCTGCGTCGCTTCGACGGCTGA
- the acpP gene encoding acyl carrier protein produces MSTIEERVKKIVVEQLGVSEDEVTNEASFVDDLGADSLDTVELVMALEEEFETEIPDEEAEKITTVQQAIDYVTAHSS; encoded by the coding sequence ATGAGCACTATCGAAGAACGCGTCAAGAAGATTGTTGTGGAGCAGCTGGGTGTCAGCGAGGACGAGGTCACCAACGAGGCCTCTTTCGTGGACGATCTGGGCGCGGACTCCCTGGACACCGTCGAGCTGGTGATGGCCCTGGAAGAGGAATTCGAGACCGAGATTCCCGACGAGGAAGCCGAAAAGATCACCACGGTGCAACAGGCCATCGACTACGTCACTGCCCACAGCAGCTGA
- the fabG gene encoding 3-oxoacyl-ACP reductase FabG, producing MAEQKIALVTGASRGIGRAIALRLGADGLTVIGTATSDKGAEAIAAMLSEAGVPGTGMRLDVADDASVEAVLKSIAEQFGTVTVLVNNAGITRDNLLMRMKPEEWQAVIDTNLSSLYRVCKACLRPMMKARTGRIINIASVVGASGNAGQTNYAAAKAGMIGFTKSLAQEIGSRGITVNAVAPGFIDTDMTRELPEAQREALLSAIPMGRLGQPEEIAAAVAFLASDEAGYVTGTTLHVNGGMYMA from the coding sequence ATGGCTGAACAGAAGATTGCACTGGTCACCGGCGCCAGCCGGGGAATCGGCAGGGCCATTGCCCTGCGCCTGGGCGCCGACGGCCTGACCGTGATCGGCACCGCCACCTCGGACAAGGGTGCCGAGGCCATCGCCGCCATGTTGTCGGAGGCCGGCGTTCCCGGCACCGGCATGCGCCTGGACGTGGCCGACGATGCCTCGGTGGAGGCCGTGCTCAAGTCCATCGCCGAGCAGTTCGGCACGGTCACTGTGCTGGTCAACAATGCCGGCATCACCCGCGACAACCTGCTGATGCGCATGAAGCCTGAAGAGTGGCAGGCGGTGATCGACACCAATCTCAGCTCGCTCTACCGCGTGTGCAAGGCCTGTCTGCGGCCGATGATGAAGGCCAGGACCGGGCGCATCATCAACATCGCCTCGGTGGTCGGCGCCAGCGGCAATGCGGGCCAGACCAACTATGCGGCGGCCAAGGCCGGGATGATCGGTTTCACCAAGTCGCTGGCACAGGAGATCGGCTCGCGCGGCATCACCGTCAACGCGGTAGCGCCCGGTTTCATTGACACCGACATGACCCGCGAGCTGCCCGAGGCGCAGCGCGAGGCGCTGCTCTCGGCCATTCCGATGGGTCGCCTGGGACAACCCGAGGAGATCGCCGCGGCGGTGGCCTTCCTGGCCTCGGACGAGGCTGGCTATGTGACCGGCACCACGCTGCACGTCAACGGCGGCATGTACATGGCTTGA